The following proteins are encoded in a genomic region of Rubrobacter xylanophilus DSM 9941:
- a CDS encoding S8 family serine peptidase → MSFVRSAPVRGALACLLVCAAALLATLASGGAGAREAGSTARLGPELQERLRDAGGEPLRAILTFEERPAAEQLRAVRRSGVAMHNFEVLPMVAVEGSAEQIRDLLSLRGLRSVWADRRLEYLLHESVPLIGADRVWRRLGYRGAGVGVAILDSGIDGTHPDVEYPRRTVQNVKITGVPDGGSGLVTYIENLPNTDTTSGHGTHVAGIVGADGSASRGYYRGVAPRADLVGIGAGDALFILYALEGFDYALANQKRYDIRVISNSWGTSGEFDPDDPVNVASRLAHDRGITVVFAAGNEGPEEDTLNPYAVAPWVIGVAAGEKDGRTLAGFSSRGRPGSRLYAPDITAPGVAIVSTRASTGATINALDAPEDALTVPPQYLPYYTTASGTSMAAPHVSGVVALMEQANPALGPDRIKRILEETASEMPYPRWMAGAGYLDAYAAVRRAESLRR, encoded by the coding sequence ATGTCGTTTGTCCGTTCGGCGCCCGTAAGGGGGGCGCTCGCATGCCTGCTCGTGTGCGCTGCGGCGCTGCTCGCGACGCTTGCTTCCGGCGGAGCGGGCGCGCGGGAGGCCGGTTCGACGGCCCGGCTCGGCCCGGAGCTCCAAGAGAGGCTTCGGGACGCGGGCGGCGAGCCCCTGCGGGCCATCCTCACCTTCGAGGAGCGCCCCGCGGCAGAGCAGCTGCGGGCCGTGCGGAGGAGCGGCGTGGCGATGCACAACTTCGAGGTGCTGCCCATGGTCGCCGTGGAGGGGAGCGCGGAGCAGATCCGGGACCTCCTCTCGCTGCGGGGGCTCAGGTCCGTCTGGGCCGACCGGCGGCTCGAGTACCTGCTGCACGAGAGCGTCCCGCTCATCGGGGCCGACCGCGTGTGGCGCAGGCTCGGCTACCGGGGCGCGGGCGTGGGGGTGGCCATCCTGGACTCCGGGATAGACGGCACCCACCCGGACGTGGAGTACCCCCGGCGCACGGTGCAGAACGTCAAGATAACCGGCGTGCCCGACGGCGGCAGCGGGCTCGTCACCTACATCGAGAACCTGCCCAACACCGACACCACCAGCGGCCACGGCACCCACGTGGCGGGCATCGTGGGGGCCGACGGCAGCGCCAGCCGCGGCTACTACCGGGGGGTGGCCCCGCGGGCGGACCTCGTGGGCATCGGCGCGGGCGACGCCCTGTTCATCCTCTACGCGCTGGAGGGCTTCGACTACGCCCTCGCGAACCAGAAGAGGTACGACATCCGGGTCATCTCCAACTCCTGGGGGACCAGCGGCGAGTTCGACCCCGACGACCCGGTGAACGTGGCGTCCAGGCTGGCCCACGACCGCGGCATCACGGTCGTCTTCGCCGCCGGCAACGAGGGGCCGGAGGAGGACACCCTCAACCCCTACGCGGTCGCCCCCTGGGTGATAGGCGTGGCCGCGGGAGAGAAGGACGGCAGGACCCTGGCCGGGTTCTCCTCCCGCGGGCGGCCCGGCAGCAGGCTCTACGCCCCGGACATCACCGCGCCGGGGGTGGCCATAGTCTCCACCCGCGCCTCCACGGGGGCGACCATAAACGCCCTGGACGCCCCGGAGGACGCGCTCACCGTACCGCCGCAGTACCTGCCATACTACACCACGGCGAGCGGCACGAGCATGGCCGCGCCGCACGTCTCCGGGGTGGTGGCGCTCATGGAGCAGGCCAACCCGGCCCTCGGCCCGGACAGGATAAAGCGCATCCTGGAGGAGACGGCCAGCGAGATGCCCTACCCCCGCTGGATGGCCGGGGCCGGCTACCTCGACGCCTACGCCGCGGTGAGGCGGGCGGAGAGCCTGCGGCGGTAG
- the solA gene encoding N-methyl-L-tryptophan oxidase has protein sequence MAYDAIVVGLGGMGSAAAFHLARRGLGVLGLERFGAAHEMGSSHGRSRIIRQAYFEGPEYVPLLLRAYELWEELERESGRELLALTGALMVGGPEGELVAGSLRSAREHGLPHELLEARQVRERFPALRPSAGEVALYEERAGFLRPEECVRAHLELASGRGAELRFGEPAISWRACGERVEVRTAAARYEAGRLVISAGPWAPQLLAELGLPLRVERRVMFWLGPAEDPGRLPVLLWEPEDGELFYAVPDGWRGGVKAAFHHAGGAPCTPETLQREVREEEASSLRERLARHAPPLAGRLLDARACMYTLTPDGHFVISAHPRHPRVAIACGFSGHGFKFASVVGEILADLTAGGSTRHPIGLFSPERLTEPAR, from the coding sequence GTGGCCTACGACGCGATCGTCGTCGGCCTGGGCGGGATGGGGAGCGCGGCCGCCTTCCACCTCGCCCGCAGGGGCCTCGGGGTGCTGGGGCTGGAGCGGTTCGGTGCGGCCCACGAGATGGGCTCCAGCCACGGCCGCTCCCGGATCATCCGCCAGGCCTACTTCGAGGGGCCGGAGTACGTCCCGCTCCTGCTGCGGGCCTACGAGCTGTGGGAGGAGCTGGAGAGGGAGTCCGGGCGGGAGCTGCTGGCGCTCACCGGCGCGCTCATGGTCGGAGGCCCGGAGGGGGAGCTGGTCGCGGGGAGCCTGCGCAGCGCCAGGGAGCACGGCCTGCCCCACGAGCTGCTGGAGGCCCGGCAGGTGCGGGAGCGCTTCCCGGCGCTCAGGCCCTCCGCCGGGGAGGTCGCCCTCTACGAGGAGCGGGCCGGGTTCCTGCGCCCGGAGGAGTGCGTCCGGGCGCACCTGGAGCTCGCGTCCGGGCGCGGGGCCGAGCTGCGCTTCGGGGAGCCGGCAATCTCCTGGCGCGCCTGCGGCGAGCGGGTGGAGGTGAGGACCGCGGCGGCGAGATACGAGGCGGGGCGGCTCGTGATCTCGGCCGGCCCCTGGGCGCCGCAGCTCCTCGCGGAGCTGGGGCTCCCCCTGCGGGTGGAGCGGCGGGTGATGTTCTGGCTTGGGCCCGCGGAGGACCCGGGCCGCCTCCCGGTCCTTCTCTGGGAGCCGGAGGACGGAGAGCTCTTCTACGCCGTCCCGGACGGCTGGCGGGGCGGGGTCAAGGCGGCCTTCCACCACGCGGGGGGCGCCCCCTGCACCCCGGAGACGCTGCAGAGGGAGGTGCGCGAGGAGGAGGCCTCGAGCCTCCGGGAGCGCCTCGCCCGCCACGCCCCGCCGCTCGCGGGCCGGCTCCTCGACGCCCGGGCGTGCATGTACACCCTCACCCCCGACGGGCACTTCGTGATCTCCGCCCACCCCCGCCACCCGCGGGTGGCGATCGCCTGCGGCTTCTCGGGGCACGGGTTCAAGTTCGCCAGCGTGGTCGGCGAGATCCTGGCGGATCTCACCGCCGGGGGCTCGACCCGCCACCCCATAGGCCTCTTCTCCCCGGAGCGGCTGACGGAGCCGGCGCGGTGA
- a CDS encoding delta(1)-pyrroline-2-carboxylate reductase family protein: protein MRVFGAKETADLLPYGPLAESIRAVALAAREGRAKAPPRVRVPLPGGGALLIMPASDGELAITKLVTVHPGNAARGMPTVQGEVVALEAATGRRLGLLEGGALTARRTAALSLLAARELAPRPEGPLLIVGAGTQGRSHLEAFREGLGVRRAFIVSRTRQSARGLAEHAQSSLGMEARAVRSPEEALGEARLVVTATTSREPVLPGALHPETFVAAVGAYTPEMAELPPALVAGSSVFVDTLEGAREEAGDLLRAAGEGRFRWEEAGELADALRGNRPPPGRPVVFKSVGHALWDLAAARRALLR from the coding sequence GTGAGGGTCTTCGGCGCGAAGGAGACGGCGGATCTCTTGCCCTACGGCCCCCTGGCGGAGAGCATCCGCGCGGTCGCCCTCGCCGCGCGCGAGGGACGGGCGAAGGCCCCGCCGCGGGTGCGCGTCCCGCTGCCGGGGGGCGGGGCGCTCCTGATCATGCCCGCCTCCGACGGGGAGCTGGCGATCACCAAGCTCGTCACGGTCCACCCGGGGAACGCCGCCCGCGGGATGCCCACCGTCCAGGGCGAGGTGGTGGCGCTTGAGGCGGCGACCGGGCGGCGGCTCGGGCTGCTGGAGGGCGGCGCGCTCACCGCGCGGCGCACCGCCGCGCTCAGCCTGCTCGCCGCGCGGGAGCTCGCCCCCCGACCGGAGGGGCCGCTCCTCATCGTGGGCGCGGGCACCCAGGGGCGCTCGCACCTGGAGGCCTTCCGGGAGGGGCTCGGCGTCCGCCGGGCGTTTATCGTCTCCCGCACCCGGCAGAGCGCGCGGGGCCTCGCGGAGCACGCGCAGAGCAGCCTGGGCATGGAGGCCCGGGCCGTGCGCAGCCCGGAGGAGGCGCTCGGGGAGGCCCGGCTCGTGGTCACCGCAACCACCAGCCGCGAGCCCGTGCTGCCGGGGGCGCTCCACCCGGAGACCTTCGTCGCCGCGGTGGGGGCCTACACCCCGGAGATGGCCGAGCTCCCGCCCGCCCTGGTGGCGGGCTCGAGCGTCTTCGTGGACACGCTGGAGGGGGCGCGGGAGGAGGCCGGGGACCTCCTGCGGGCGGCGGGCGAGGGCCGGTTCCGGTGGGAGGAGGCGGGGGAGCTCGCCGACGCGCTGCGGGGAAACCGGCCGCCTCCGGGAAGGCCGGTCGTCTTCAAGAGCGTGGGCCACGCCCTGTGGGACCTCGCCGCCGCCCGCCGCGCCCTGCTGCGCTAG
- a CDS encoding proline dehydrogenase family protein: MSALDRTIANAVPLMPRALVRRVASRYIAGERLQDALRVIRELNGRGCVATVDVLGESTREKAQAAAILGEYKRVVDALEREGLAAGLSVKLTALGLDLDEELCRANLEEIVAYAARKGRFVRVDMESSLHTEATIRMVLDAHARHSNVGAVIQAYLRRSIEDVQRLCAAGVSVRLCKGIYDEPRAIAYKDYDTVRQNYVFLLEELLRGGVYVGVATHDEYLVWHALRLVRRLKVPKDRYEFQMLLGVDEELRDILVEAGHRLRVYVPYGRQWYEYSTRRLKENPKVAGYVARDLLERVAGAAGRR, translated from the coding sequence TTGAGCGCGCTCGACAGGACCATAGCCAACGCCGTCCCGCTGATGCCGCGGGCGCTGGTGCGGCGGGTCGCCAGCCGCTACATCGCCGGGGAGCGCCTGCAGGACGCGCTGCGGGTGATCCGGGAGCTGAACGGCCGGGGGTGCGTGGCCACGGTGGACGTGCTCGGGGAGAGCACCCGGGAGAAGGCGCAGGCCGCGGCGATCCTCGGGGAGTACAAGCGGGTGGTGGACGCCCTGGAGCGGGAGGGGCTTGCGGCCGGGCTCTCGGTGAAGCTCACCGCCCTCGGGCTGGACCTCGACGAGGAGCTGTGCCGGGCGAACCTGGAGGAGATAGTCGCCTACGCCGCCCGGAAGGGCCGCTTTGTGCGGGTGGACATGGAGAGCTCTCTGCACACCGAGGCCACCATCCGGATGGTGCTGGACGCCCACGCCCGCCACAGCAACGTGGGCGCCGTCATCCAGGCCTACCTCAGGCGGAGCATAGAGGACGTCCAGCGGCTCTGCGCCGCCGGGGTCTCGGTTCGGCTGTGCAAGGGGATCTACGACGAGCCCCGCGCCATAGCCTACAAGGACTACGACACCGTCCGGCAGAACTACGTCTTTCTGCTGGAGGAGCTTCTGCGGGGCGGGGTCTACGTCGGGGTGGCCACCCACGACGAGTACCTGGTCTGGCACGCCCTGCGCCTCGTCCGCCGCCTCAAGGTGCCGAAGGACCGCTACGAGTTCCAGATGCTCCTCGGGGTTGACGAGGAGCTGCGCGACATCCTGGTGGAGGCCGGGCACAGGCTCCGGGTCTACGTGCCCTACGGGCGGCAGTGGTACGAGTACTCCACCAGGCGGCTGAAGGAGAACCCGAAGGTGGCCGGATACGTGGCGCGGGACCTCCTCGAGAGGGTTGCGGGGGCCGCCGGGAGGAGATAG
- the pruA gene encoding L-glutamate gamma-semialdehyde dehydrogenase produces MGLTPFRNEPYLDWSDEGNVGKLRAALEKVGGELGGSYPLIIGGKPVETEGEIVSENPAKPSQVVGRVGRATEREAGMALDAATRAFEFWRNTPPEARSRILLRAAAVMRRRRFEMIAWEIYEGGKPWAEADAQIAEAIDFLEYYAREMLRLKDGKPVAPFPGEENRYFYQPLGVGVIIAPWNFPTAILTGMSSAAIVTGNTIVMKPSEYTSVIGAKVAEIFEEAGLPAGVLNFCAGYGSEIGDYLVEDARTRFISFTGSMKTGLRINERAARTAPGQRWIKRVLAEMGGKDAIVVDETADLEAAAEGIAVSAYGYAGQKCSACSRAILQEDIHDEVLGRILERAKALRVGPPGSPEVFVGPLISRPQFEKVAGYIEVGKEEAERVLGEDPGDPEEGYFVSPTVFAGADPRSRIAQEEIFGPVLTVLKARDFDEALRIANDSPYGLTGGVYSRDRERLERARHEFRAGNLYFNRKITGALVGVQPFGGFDLSGTNAKAGGPDYLTLHMQAKSVAERF; encoded by the coding sequence ATGGGCCTTACGCCGTTCAGGAACGAGCCGTACCTGGACTGGTCCGACGAGGGCAACGTCGGGAAGCTGCGCGCGGCGCTGGAGAAGGTGGGGGGCGAGCTGGGCGGGAGCTACCCGCTCATCATCGGGGGCAAGCCGGTCGAGACGGAGGGCGAGATCGTCTCGGAGAACCCCGCAAAACCCTCCCAGGTGGTGGGGAGGGTGGGGCGTGCCACCGAGAGGGAGGCGGGCATGGCGCTGGACGCCGCCACCCGGGCCTTCGAGTTCTGGCGAAACACCCCGCCCGAGGCCCGCAGCAGGATCCTGCTGCGGGCGGCGGCCGTCATGCGGCGGCGGCGCTTCGAGATGATCGCCTGGGAGATCTACGAGGGCGGCAAGCCCTGGGCCGAGGCCGACGCCCAGATAGCCGAGGCCATAGACTTCCTTGAGTACTACGCCCGCGAGATGCTCAGGCTCAAGGACGGCAAGCCGGTGGCCCCCTTCCCGGGGGAGGAGAACCGCTACTTCTACCAGCCGCTCGGGGTGGGGGTCATCATCGCCCCCTGGAACTTCCCCACCGCCATCCTCACCGGGATGTCCAGCGCGGCCATCGTCACCGGCAACACCATCGTGATGAAGCCCTCGGAGTACACCTCGGTCATCGGGGCGAAGGTGGCCGAGATCTTCGAGGAGGCCGGGCTGCCCGCGGGGGTGCTGAACTTCTGCGCCGGCTACGGCTCGGAGATCGGGGACTACCTGGTGGAGGACGCGAGGACCCGCTTCATCTCGTTCACCGGCTCCATGAAGACGGGCCTCAGGATAAACGAGCGGGCGGCCCGCACCGCCCCCGGCCAGCGCTGGATAAAGCGGGTGCTGGCCGAGATGGGGGGCAAGGACGCCATCGTGGTGGACGAGACGGCCGACCTCGAGGCGGCCGCCGAGGGGATAGCGGTGAGCGCCTACGGCTACGCCGGGCAGAAGTGCAGCGCCTGCTCCCGGGCCATCCTGCAGGAGGACATCCACGACGAGGTGCTCGGGCGCATCCTCGAGCGGGCGAAGGCCCTCAGGGTGGGGCCGCCGGGCTCCCCGGAGGTCTTCGTCGGGCCCCTCATCAGCCGCCCCCAGTTCGAGAAGGTCGCGGGCTACATCGAGGTCGGCAAGGAGGAGGCCGAGCGGGTGCTCGGGGAGGACCCGGGCGACCCCGAGGAGGGCTACTTCGTCTCCCCGACCGTCTTCGCCGGCGCGGACCCGCGCTCCAGGATCGCCCAGGAGGAGATCTTCGGCCCCGTGCTCACCGTGCTGAAGGCCCGCGACTTCGACGAGGCGCTCCGGATAGCCAACGACAGCCCCTACGGGCTGACCGGGGGCGTCTACTCGCGGGACAGGGAGCGCCTCGAGCGGGCCCGCCACGAGTTCAGGGCCGGGAACCTCTACTTCAACCGCAAGATCACCGGGGCCTTGGTGGGCGTCCAGCCCTTCGGGGGCTTCGACCTGAGCGGCACCAACGCCAAAGCCGGCGGCCCGGACTACCTGACGCTGCACATGCAGGCCAAGTCCGTCGCCGAGAGGTTCTAG
- a CDS encoding amino acid permease, protein MSELLRKKDIPTLQREAAGDTGLKRTLGVWSLTFIGLGGIIGVGVFVLTGVVAANQAGPAVALSFVVAGIASAAAALCYAEFAGMIPVSGSAYTYGYAVLGEFFAWVIGWDLLIEYTLVVAVVAIGISGYINELLSGLGVGVPEWAASAPGGGDGGVVNLFAVLLCLFIAGLQIRGIRESANFNNAMVVLKLAIIAVIIALGAFFVDPANLTPFFPYGIGGVFTGAAVVFFAVFGYDTLTTAAEEATDPQRDLPRAVILSLAIALVLYVLMSLVVTGMVPYRQLDTPAPVAVAFQEAGLPWVARVISVAAIAGIISVLFAFMLGAARVWFAMSRDGLLPRWFCRLHPAYRTPYRPTAILGVATALVAGFFPITAVAELVNIGVLSAFIIVCASVWVLRHTRPDLPRAFRTPLVPLVPILGMAFSAVLIASLPPATWLRFVAWMAVGLVIYFLYSRRRSLLARGELGIERDLVE, encoded by the coding sequence GTGAGCGAGCTGCTGCGCAAGAAGGACATCCCCACGCTGCAGCGGGAGGCCGCGGGGGACACCGGCCTGAAGCGCACCCTCGGGGTGTGGAGCCTCACGTTCATCGGGCTGGGGGGCATCATCGGGGTCGGGGTCTTCGTGCTCACGGGCGTCGTCGCCGCGAACCAGGCCGGCCCGGCGGTCGCGCTCTCTTTCGTCGTCGCCGGGATCGCCAGCGCCGCCGCCGCGCTGTGCTACGCGGAGTTCGCCGGCATGATCCCGGTCTCCGGCAGCGCCTACACCTACGGGTACGCGGTGCTCGGGGAGTTCTTCGCCTGGGTCATCGGCTGGGACCTCCTGATCGAGTACACCCTCGTCGTCGCGGTGGTCGCCATAGGCATCTCGGGCTACATAAACGAGCTGCTCTCCGGGCTCGGGGTGGGGGTGCCCGAGTGGGCGGCCTCGGCTCCCGGCGGGGGAGACGGCGGCGTGGTGAACCTGTTCGCCGTGCTGCTCTGCCTGTTCATAGCCGGGCTGCAGATCCGGGGCATCCGCGAGAGCGCCAACTTCAACAACGCGATGGTCGTCCTGAAGCTCGCGATCATCGCGGTCATCATCGCCCTCGGGGCGTTCTTCGTGGACCCGGCCAACCTCACGCCCTTCTTCCCGTACGGGATCGGGGGGGTCTTCACCGGGGCCGCGGTCGTGTTCTTCGCGGTCTTCGGCTACGACACCCTCACCACCGCGGCGGAGGAGGCGACCGATCCGCAGCGCGACCTGCCGCGGGCGGTGATCCTCTCGCTGGCGATAGCGCTGGTGCTCTACGTGCTCATGAGCCTGGTGGTGACCGGCATGGTGCCCTACAGGCAGCTGGACACCCCGGCCCCGGTGGCCGTGGCCTTTCAGGAGGCGGGCCTGCCGTGGGTGGCGCGGGTGATCTCGGTGGCGGCCATCGCGGGGATCATCAGCGTGCTCTTCGCCTTCATGCTGGGGGCGGCCCGCGTCTGGTTCGCCATGAGCCGCGACGGCCTGCTGCCCCGCTGGTTCTGCCGGCTGCACCCCGCCTACCGCACGCCCTACAGGCCGACGGCGATCCTCGGGGTGGCCACGGCCCTGGTGGCGGGGTTCTTCCCCATAACCGCCGTCGCGGAGCTGGTGAACATCGGGGTGCTCTCGGCCTTTATCATCGTGTGCGCCTCGGTCTGGGTCCTGCGGCACACCCGCCCCGACCTGCCCCGGGCCTTCAGGACGCCGCTGGTGCCCCTGGTCCCGATCCTCGGGATGGCGTTCTCCGCCGTGCTGATCGCGAGCCTGCCCCCGGCGACCTGGCTCCGGTTCGTGGCGTGGATGGCGGTGGGGCTCGTGATCTACTTTCTCTACTCCCGGCGCCGGAGCCTCCTGGCCCGCGGCGAGCTGGGCATCGAGCGGGACCTGGTGGAGTAA
- a CDS encoding FAD-dependent oxidoreductase: MRLVVVGGVAAGTKAAARARRVNPRLEITVYQEEPEPSISECGLPYLLSGTVSGRRRLVARTPEEFARDGIRVLVRHRVEEVRPEEGRLLVRDLAAGSVFEDRYDRLVLATGARAVPLGVPGSGLEGVFNLRFLTDADRILDHIRRHRPRRALVVGGGYVGLEVAENLRLLGMEVVLAQRPRRVATAYDPEISRRIEEHLRERGVELRTGAEVEELRGDGRVREARISGEAVEAGLVVAGVGIEPEVDLARRAGARIGTTGAVWTDRHQRTSLPEVWAAGDCAQTRNRITGGPAWVPLGDTANQTGRVAGTNAALGEDAEEFPGVLGTGIFKVFDLAAGKTGLSEAEAAGAGLEAVAATIESRSRAGYYPGAGRVLLKLVAERGSGRLLGAQALGPGADKLTDVCATALWGGLSCSDLINVDLAYAPPYGPVLSPVIQAATVLQRRLSQPPK, encoded by the coding sequence GTGCGGCTGGTGGTGGTGGGAGGGGTCGCGGCGGGGACGAAGGCGGCGGCCCGGGCGAGGCGCGTGAACCCGCGCCTGGAGATCACCGTCTACCAGGAGGAGCCCGAGCCCTCCATCAGCGAGTGCGGGCTCCCCTACCTGCTCTCGGGGACGGTGTCCGGGCGGCGGAGGCTCGTGGCGCGCACGCCGGAGGAGTTCGCCCGCGACGGGATACGGGTGCTGGTCCGGCACCGGGTGGAGGAGGTCCGCCCGGAGGAAGGGCGGCTCCTGGTGCGCGACCTCGCCGCGGGCTCCGTCTTCGAGGACCGCTACGACCGGCTGGTGCTGGCGACCGGCGCCCGGGCGGTGCCCCTCGGCGTGCCGGGCTCGGGGCTGGAGGGGGTCTTCAACCTCCGCTTTCTCACCGACGCCGACCGCATCCTGGACCACATCCGCCGCCACCGGCCGCGCCGGGCGCTCGTGGTGGGCGGGGGCTACGTGGGCCTGGAGGTGGCGGAGAACCTGCGCCTCCTGGGGATGGAGGTCGTACTGGCGCAACGCCCGCGGCGGGTGGCCACGGCCTACGACCCGGAGATCTCGCGCCGGATAGAGGAGCACCTGCGCGAGCGCGGGGTGGAGCTGCGCACCGGCGCGGAGGTGGAGGAGCTCCGGGGCGACGGCCGGGTGCGGGAGGCGCGAATCTCTGGGGAGGCGGTCGAGGCCGGGCTCGTCGTCGCGGGCGTGGGGATAGAGCCCGAGGTGGACCTCGCCCGCCGGGCCGGGGCGAGGATCGGGACAACCGGAGCGGTGTGGACGGACCGGCACCAGAGGACGAGCCTGCCGGAGGTGTGGGCCGCGGGGGACTGCGCGCAGACCCGCAACCGCATCACCGGCGGGCCGGCCTGGGTGCCGCTGGGCGACACCGCCAACCAGACGGGGAGGGTGGCGGGCACGAACGCCGCGCTCGGGGAGGACGCCGAGGAGTTCCCCGGGGTGCTGGGCACCGGGATCTTCAAGGTCTTCGACCTCGCGGCGGGGAAGACGGGCCTCTCGGAGGCGGAGGCGGCCGGGGCCGGCCTCGAGGCGGTGGCGGCGACGATAGAGTCCCGCAGCCGGGCGGGGTACTACCCGGGCGCGGGGAGGGTGCTGCTGAAGCTCGTGGCGGAGAGGGGAAGCGGCCGGCTGCTCGGCGCGCAGGCGCTCGGGCCGGGGGCGGACAAGCTCACCGACGTGTGCGCTACCGCCCTGTGGGGCGGGCTCTCATGCTCCGACCTGATCAACGTCGACCTCGCCTACGCCCCGCCCTACGGCCCGGTCCTGAGCCCCGTCATCCAGGCCGCGACCGTGCTGCAGAGGAGGCTCTCTCAGCCGCCGAAGTAG
- a CDS encoding aldehyde dehydrogenase family protein, with amino-acid sequence MRTAEETGKRETPARTVASRIGGRPAEEAPGGRLTSANPARLEEAVAEVLLGDASTFVEACRAAREAQGEWAAVPAPIRAQVVKRIGRLVEKNKEALARLVTREVGKPYAESLGEVQEIIDTCDFFTGEGRRLYGHTVPSEMPDKQLFTFRVPVGVAAVITAGNFPVAVPSWYLVPAILCGNAVVWKPAEYAAAAGDALAQLFFHGGLPEGVLNVVQARGEATFEGLERALGEGLVDKVGFTGSTEVGSRIGELCGRHRQSPCLELGGKNPLVVMPDANLDLAVEGALFSGFGTAGQRCTSLGTAIVHESVYGEFLSRFDRAVREAPVGDPMREVLYGPMISEKFYERFVGWLELVQDHHTLHGSTGTGRITRDNPRENFLGDPEAGLYCHPTIVAGVTGEDELYRTETFGPIVGVAKFSTFEEAVELANGHGYGLSAAIYTESAREALRFRERVSAGMLSVNNSTSGAEAHLPFGGNGKSGNGSRLSGVWVLEQFTRWQAMNWDFSGRLQKAQMDIPELPFDEGFRLEG; translated from the coding sequence ATGCGCACCGCGGAAGAGACCGGAAAGCGGGAGACACCCGCCCGCACCGTAGCCTCGAGGATAGGCGGCAGGCCGGCGGAGGAGGCCCCGGGGGGTCGCCTCACCTCCGCCAACCCGGCGCGCCTGGAGGAGGCCGTGGCGGAGGTCCTGCTGGGGGACGCCTCGACCTTCGTCGAGGCGTGCCGGGCGGCCAGGGAGGCCCAGGGGGAGTGGGCGGCCGTCCCCGCCCCCATAAGGGCGCAGGTGGTCAAGAGGATCGGGCGCCTGGTCGAAAAGAACAAGGAGGCGCTGGCCCGGCTGGTCACGCGCGAGGTGGGCAAGCCCTACGCGGAGTCCCTCGGGGAGGTGCAGGAGATCATCGACACCTGCGACTTCTTCACCGGCGAGGGGCGCAGGCTCTACGGCCACACCGTCCCCTCCGAGATGCCCGACAAGCAGCTCTTCACCTTCCGGGTGCCGGTGGGGGTGGCGGCGGTCATCACCGCGGGGAACTTCCCCGTCGCCGTCCCCTCCTGGTACCTGGTGCCCGCGATCCTCTGCGGCAACGCGGTGGTCTGGAAGCCCGCGGAGTACGCCGCGGCGGCGGGCGACGCGCTGGCGCAGCTCTTCTTCCACGGCGGGCTGCCAGAAGGGGTGCTGAACGTGGTGCAGGCCCGGGGCGAGGCGACCTTCGAGGGCCTCGAGCGGGCGCTCGGGGAGGGGCTCGTGGACAAGGTGGGCTTCACCGGCTCCACCGAGGTGGGGAGCAGGATCGGGGAGCTCTGCGGGCGCCACCGCCAGTCGCCCTGCCTGGAGCTCGGCGGCAAGAACCCGCTCGTGGTCATGCCCGACGCGAACCTGGACCTGGCCGTCGAGGGGGCGCTCTTCTCCGGCTTCGGGACCGCCGGGCAGCGGTGCACCTCGCTGGGGACCGCCATCGTCCACGAGTCGGTCTACGGGGAGTTCCTCTCGCGGTTCGACCGGGCGGTGAGGGAGGCCCCCGTCGGCGACCCGATGCGGGAGGTGCTCTACGGCCCCATGATCAGCGAGAAGTTCTACGAGCGCTTTGTGGGGTGGCTGGAGCTCGTGCAGGACCACCACACCCTCCACGGCTCCACCGGTACGGGGCGCATCACCCGCGACAACCCGCGCGAGAACTTCCTCGGCGACCCGGAGGCGGGCCTCTACTGCCACCCCACCATCGTGGCCGGGGTGACCGGGGAGGACGAGCTCTACAGGACCGAGACCTTCGGCCCCATCGTGGGGGTCGCGAAGTTCTCCACCTTCGAGGAGGCGGTGGAGCTCGCCAACGGCCACGGCTACGGGCTCTCGGCGGCGATCTACACGGAGAGCGCGAGAGAGGCGCTGCGCTTCCGGGAGCGCGTCTCGGCGGGGATGCTCAGCGTGAACAACTCCACGAGCGGGGCCGAGGCGCACCTGCCCTTCGGGGGCAACGGCAAGAGCGGCAACGGCAGCCGCCTCTCCGGCGTGTGGGTGCTGGAGCAGTTCACCCGCTGGCAGGCGATGAACTGGGACTTCTCGGGCCGCCTCCAGAAGGCCCAGATGGACATCCCGGAGCTGCCCTTCGACGAGGGCTTCCGGCTGGAGGGCTAG
- a CDS encoding ArsR/SmtB family transcription factor, translated as MTNPPGLPADLQVGRENAELCLLARFFNGFSNSTRLSILLLLARRGEMRVGELVSELGAPQPRVSDHLRCLSWCGYVKVRRSGRNAYYSLADERVLEVLRLGWELLQENMERVRSCERMGGGDGRRH; from the coding sequence ATGACGAATCCGCCGGGGCTCCCGGCAGACCTCCAGGTCGGGCGCGAGAACGCCGAGCTGTGCCTGCTCGCCAGGTTCTTCAACGGCTTCTCCAACTCCACCAGGCTCTCCATCCTGCTGCTGCTCGCCCGGCGGGGGGAGATGCGGGTCGGCGAGCTGGTGAGCGAGCTCGGGGCCCCGCAGCCCCGGGTCTCCGACCACCTGCGCTGCCTCTCCTGGTGCGGCTACGTCAAGGTCCGGCGCTCCGGGCGCAACGCCTACTACTCGCTGGCCGACGAGCGGGTGCTGGAGGTGCTCCGGCTGGGGTGGGAGCTCCTGCAGGAGAACATGGAGCGGGTCCGCTCCTGCGAGAGGATGGGCGGCGGGGACGGCCGGCGGCACTGA